ATGGAGGTTTACCATGAAAAAAGGAATTCTTGTCCTATTTTCACTAGTTCTCATCAGTTCGGTGTTCGCATTCACCACAGGTGATATGATGGTTGGCGGTCAGGTTGGTTTCTCATCAGAAAAATTCAATTCTGATGCTGAAGCAACGAACAGCATTGAAATTATGCCCCAGTTCGGCTATTTTGTGATGGACAATGTTTGCGTTGACGGTATCCTTTCTTTTAATAACTGGAGTCAGGATAAATATTCAGAAACGGATTTTAGTATTGGAGTGGGTGGCAGATATTTCTACAATCAGATTTATGGTGGTCTTGCTTTGGAATACACCAGCAGCAGCAAAAGCGAAGATTACGATGGAGATAAATTCGATTACACATACACAGGTATGTATGCCTCTCTTAAAGCCGGCTATCTGTATCCTCTTACATCCAATGTGTTTGTAGATATGGGTGTACGGTACAAAATGGGACTTGGCGATTATGGCGGAGATTGGAAAGGTAGTAACGAATACAGTAATTTTGGCATTAAGGCCGGTCTCCAAGTTGTTTTAGGCAACTAATAGGACAAATAGTTTATCAAATTGTAAACCCGGAATTGCTCCGGGTTTTTTTATGTTACAGATCAAGCTCGGATAAAACTTGTTGTAATAGTATGCCAGCTCTTCCGTCCCGATTATTTGATTCCGAATAACTAATAGCCCGAGAGATAAAATCGGCAGCCATATTTATCGCTTGTGGGCGCTTAATTCCCTTAAGTGTGTATATTAATATCAAAGCGCTAAAGATGTCTCCCGTTCCAGTATAAAAACAGGGAATGTATTGGCAATCGTGACTTATTATCTCTGAATTGGGGGCAGATGAATATAGAATTCGGTACCCGCCCTTGTTACTAGGGACACTAGTAATAATGATTTCTTTCACTCCTAACTTATGCAATCGGGTGAACAATTCTTCTCTATCTGTATCAGTTTTTATGTCATCTTGCTTTAAGTCTGCCAAAAAACATGCCTCAGTGAAATTGGGAGTAATGAGATCCGCTTTTGCTATTAGTTTACGCATTGCCTCAACCATTGTAAAATTGTAACATGAATAGAGTTTGCCCTCATCTGCCATTACGGGATCAATCAGCACTAAAGTGTCCTTTGTAGCAAAGCTTAAGATCGAATCCAACACGATGTTTACTTGTTGGGGATTCCCCAGAAAACCGCTATAAATGGCGCCAAACTCCAAACCTAAAGCTTTCCAGTGCTCCAAGCATTCACGCATAAAGCTATCTGTTTCCACAATGCTGTAACCCTTA
This window of the Candidatus Cloacimonadota bacterium genome carries:
- a CDS encoding pyridoxamine kinase, encoding MLRRFHYLNMDSRILAIHDLSGFGNTSLMAIIPLMYRFGLEVCALPTSILSSNTCFKGYSIVETDSFMRECLEHWKALGLEFGAIYSGFLGNPQQVNIVLDSILSFATKDTLVLIDPVMADEGKLYSCYNFTMVEAMRKLIAKADLITPNFTEACFLADLKQDDIKTDTDREELFTRLHKLGVKEIIITSVPSNKGGYRILYSSAPNSEIISHDCQYIPCFYTGTGDIFSALILIYTLKGIKRPQAINMAADFISRAISYSESNNRDGRAGILLQQVLSELDL